One stretch of Argiope bruennichi chromosome 3, qqArgBrue1.1, whole genome shotgun sequence DNA includes these proteins:
- the LOC129963496 gene encoding protein spitz-like isoform X5 has translation MHHPTLLLVLYVSTILRIVGACSSRSTPRPRPPPQPTMRPNITFQTYACPEAYAKWYCLNGATCFSVKIGESILYNCECADGFVGQRCEFKDLEGSYLASRQQVMIETASIAGGVTLLIIILVVVSVAVYVHYKKRRKEQMHPVTPVSQSYKPFSAFRESDGFVEDRTIDMNDPESGHREHHRVVDAAVHSASSRARTSL, from the exons gagCATGTTCGTCGCGTTCCACGCCGCGACCAAGACCGCCCCCGCAACCTACGATGAGGCCAAATATCACATTCCAGACCTATGCATGTCCAGAGGCCTATGCCAAGTGGTACTGCCTCAATGGAGCGACGtgcttttctgttaaaattgGAGAATCCATTCTCTATAACTGCga GTGCGCAGATGGGTTCGTGGGACAAAGATGCGAATTTAAAGATCTAGAAGGTTCTTACTTAG CGTCCCGACAGCAAGTGATGATAGAGACTGCCAGCATCGCTGGAGGAGTCACGCTGCTCATCATCATACTGGTGGTTGTGTCGGTTGCCGTATATGTTCATTACAA GAAGCGACGGAAAGAGCAGATGCACCCTGTCACTCCTGTTTCCCAGTCTTACAAGCCTTTCAGTGCCTTCCGCGAGTCTGATGGCTTTGTTGAAGACAGGACAATAGACATGAAT GATCCAGAATCGGGTCACAGGGAGCACCACAGGGTCGTGGACGCCGCAGTGCACTCTGCATCAAGCAGAGCGAGGACTTCTCTGTAA